TGTGCCTTCGGTTTTTGGAACCataacagttggcgcgctagggcaGGGGAACCGTTAGCATTCCTAGAGACATTCCCACTCCGATGGCCCTGCCATTCGCTTTTACCAGCGGCAAGATTTTTGTGCCGGGGAGCCGCGTCACCTTCGGCCTCCTCGACTCCTTTGCCGCCACCACCCGGCGAGCTCCGCCTCGTCAGTTCTGACTCGCTCTTCAATGCCCTCACACTGGGCATGGGCAATCTTCGGCTCACGAGAATCACCCCTCCTGATGTTGAGGCGCGCTTGCTGACTGCGCGGACTGGCTCCTCGGTTCATCCTTCAAGAACGAGGACCGAGAGCAAGTGCTTTACGCATTCACCAACATGGTGACCCAGGTGCGTGGGAACCCACCACTACTATCCATGGCGGCGCTCAAAGGGACCGCCCCTAACACACCCGTCACGACGAGTACGGGAGGCCCCACGCGTCCCATGGCCGCCAAAATGAACGCGGACAAGTGACGCCTCAAGAGGCACGCTGCTGACCTCAAGCGACGCCTCAGGAGGCACGCCGCTGCCATCAGGCAAAAGGGAGAGGGAACCACACCCCCACACTCATGGCCATGGTTGGTCACCAGCCAACCTCTGTCCTCGGTCTTCTAGAAGACGACTCAACCAAGAAGATGAATACCAGCGCCAGGTGCGAATCCTTGCGGGCAAGGAGAGTCTCCGACAGCAGCTAGAGGAGCTCCTACAGTAATGTGTGAGGAGGCATGCAGTTGCAGCTGCTGCTTTTTATTTGAAGCGAACGTATGAACGTTTTTTTCGTTTTCGGAAGAATTGATCAGACAGGAGACTGCATACGTTTGAAACAGCAAGTTAGTGTTCACAGATCCCCTGGCTAATGATCCTACTGAACAGACACCGATCGAGTAGAACTGGCTATTTGGCCATCAGAAGATTCACCAATAACAGAACAGGCTAAACAGCGCAACGCCACAACCCAACAATAACGGCTGCAGAGCATTAAGAAACAAGAACTGAAAAAGGAGTAGGACTAAATCAACTGCCACAGTCATGGTTGGCGCCACCTACAGATCAGTTCATTCTCATTCAGTATATTGCCTATCCTTTCATGATCCTAGCTcacttcctctctctctcccaaaATGTATCAGCGTAGAGGCGACGGAAAGAAAAGAGAAGACGACGACGAGCCCAACGATCCTACTCCTGGGGAGTCAAGCTGACGTTGATGTCAGGGGAAGCCCTGTACACCATCTGCTGCGGCGAGCTTGCGGGCCAGCCAGCCACGGGGAAGCCCGTCGCGTTCAGGTTCATGGCGCTGGCGTGGGGCTGGGGAGGTGCGGCGGAGGGTGGCGGCGCATCATGGAACCCGTTCCCAGGACCTGCCAGAGAGATCGGGGTGGCTGCGGTGAGCACGGGTGGGGGCGCTTCAGGTTCTGGCAGTGCCGGAACCGGGGAGAGCTGCTGCTGCGCGCTcatccgcctctggtgctgcttcAGGCTGTTGGGCAGGAAGCTTCCCACGATCACCTGCCAAAGCCAAGCCATGCCAAGGTTTATTACGTTAGCGAGTCACCAGTGCAGCTTTTCAGGCTGTTGGCTGGCACTGAATCGACATGGAAAGAAAACTAGTTCAGGTTTCGGGGCTAGTTTTTACCTGTATAGGACTTGCGGCACGCAGCATCCCAGCCACTACGCCGCCGACCACACGGCCGTCTGGGCCAGCGAGAGAGACGCTGAGGCCGCCTGTCCTCTTACGACCTTCCTCAGCCATTGTGAAGGAGCCCATCAGCTGCAGGATCTCGAAACGGCCCTGAAGACCCACACACAAACACACCGGTGCCCTTTGAGCATAAAACTCGTGTTGTGTCACTTGTCATGATTTCAAAGTTCAATGGACACTGGCACCTCTTGGCAATTGTTCTTAGTGTTATGGAGTCTAGTTTACAGTTGCAAGTGTTTTCTGGTGCCTGAGGTAAATCAAGGCTGCAATGGGCGTAGAAGGAAGTGCAAGGGGAGCCATTTCCTACACAGTAATTTGtttgcttgcttgcttgcttgctgTTGAATCTATGACAGTATAGTATTTGTTTGTTTGATTGATGATTTATCAATCTCAATCAAGTCAAAGAACGTGAACAGAACTGATGAATCTCCGCTGAATGGGTGGTTTGAGATCATTCCTACCTATGCCACACAGATCAAAATTAAAGGTTCCCTTTGTTTGGAAAAAAGAAACCATCGACAATTTGACAGTCTGTACCTCGTAGGTGAAGGTGCTACCAGATGAGCCCGGCTGCCTCAGCGTCACGTTAGAGATTGTCCCGTTGGCGGAGAGGATGCAGACCGAGCGTGGACCTTTCTGCGAAAACGACATGACGCGCGCCGCCACATCCTAGCCAAAGCCAACGGATTGGACAAGTGAGCTCAGTGACACCCTGAAGAGACAAACAAGCACACTGCACACCAGCTCCTCTAGCTGCAGACATAATACACGAGACGCTGCAATGAGATGGAGATGGAGTGCATGTCTTACCTCCCCAGTACCCACGATGATGACGTGAGGCGTGAAGCTCCCGCCGGCTGACAGCGCGTACCATTCCCCTGTTGCGTTTGAAAGAACACCGATCAGACAGAGACAGAGAAATGAACACTTTTTATGTCATTTAACTACTAGAAGATCGTGGCCAGTATATAAGAAATTTAGCTAAACCATGCCCAAAGGGTTAGGTCAATTAGGTAATCTGACGACGGGGGGAAAAAATCTCCAAACCACAAGATTGGTGGGGAGCAAGAGGATAAACATTTGAATCGGCGATGAATGCGACAGTGAACAGAAGAAGTGCCGTAGCAGGTGACTGACGGATATTTGACTGTCTCCAGCGTGAAAGAAATGCACATCAAATCACGCTTACTGGACCCCATCCAAGCAATGCAACAGAAATCgacaaggggggggggggggggggggggggggggggggggggggcaaacGCAGCAAGAAATCCTAGAGCGAAAAAAACGTATAAAAAGGGAAATTTCGGCCGGGGAGAATGCTGACCGAGAGTGGCCAGGATCTGGCGCCTGCCGGAGCCGCGCgggcggccgcggcggcgctcggagcTCATGTTGTTGGCGTGCTCGCTCTGGCTCTGCCCGGCCGCCCGCACGCCGCTGTCCCCCGCGGGCTCGCTCGGCATCCCGCCGCCCAGGCTCCAGGCAAGTGGCGCCGCGGTGGCGTCCCCGGCGTGGCCAGCCGCagccggcggcggcgacggcgtgaGGGACGTCGACGGCGACGAGGGGGAGGACTGGTACTGGTACCCCTTGGCCGCTGCCTCATGCGCCTCTGCCATGGCGATGTCTGCCGCTCCGAACATGCCGTGCTGCCCGGATCCATGGCCGCCGCCTGCGGCCACCACCGCGATACCCTCCCTCCCCTCCATCTGCATGTCCAACGCTCTTCTTGGGTTGCAAGTTTGCAACTCGGGACCTTTGCTTGCTGCGCAAATTCCTTCTTGTTCCCGCCTCCTGGTGCTTCGTTTCTTCGCTCGCTTGCACTTGAACAGAGGACGGCGGACACGAACTGAACAGACACCTGGTTCTAGTTTGGGTCTGTGTCCGGTTATACCCAGGTCATCGGGGCTAGGATTTTGAATATGTGCAAACGACAGAAACTGATAAAATAAAAATGAGAGATTTTGGCACAGGAATGGCGGGTTTTTCCTGCCGCTCTCCTCTGcgatcccctccctctctctctctctctctctctcctttgaCCAACCATCTCATAGTTGGACTGCAAAAGTGTCCTGCACTGCAGCCCAACAAAACTTCCCCTTTTTTATTTGAACGGTAAAGAAGCGAATGGGACAAACAGTTTTTCCGATAAATTTTGTTTGATATATACAATAATACGCTCTAAAGAAGAGCAATGTCTGTGAATTGGACAAAAGAGTGGTGATTTTTTAGTAAAAAAATATATTCCGATCTTTATTAGAAATTCATAGGTTCTAAAACTAAACTTTAGTTTAGAGACTAATCTAGTCACTGCACTATTTGGTTCTATAGACTAAACAAGAACTAAACATATTTGCCAGCAGCCTGGGCCAAATATGTTTACTACAGTAGGCAGCTGGGAACGACCGAACAAGCTCGCGCGTGTAAGGGAGTGAAATTTTTGCCCTTTAGTCCCGTTTAGTCCATCTATTAGTTTTGTGTTTGAAAAATTAGAAACTAAAAAGA
This portion of the Zea mays cultivar B73 chromosome 2, Zm-B73-REFERENCE-NAM-5.0, whole genome shotgun sequence genome encodes:
- the LOC107303347 gene encoding uncharacterized protein LOC107303347, which gives rise to MQMEGREGIAVVAAGGGHGSGQHGMFGAADIAMAEAHEAAAKGYQYQSSPSSPSTSLTPSPPPAAAGHAGDATAAPLAWSLGGGMPSEPAGDSGVRAAGQSQSEHANNMSSERRRGRPRGSGRRQILATLGEWYALSAGGSFTPHVIIVGTGEDVAARVMSFSQKGPRSVCILSANGTISNVTLRQPGSSGSTFTYEGRFEILQLMGSFTMAEEGRKRTGGLSVSLAGPDGRVVGGVVAGMLRAASPIQVIVGSFLPNSLKQHQRRMSAQQQLSPVPALPEPEAPPPVLTAATPISLAGPGNGFHDAPPPSAAPPQPHASAMNLNATGFPVAGWPASSPQQMVYRASPDINVSLTPQE